In Papaver somniferum cultivar HN1 unplaced genomic scaffold, ASM357369v1 unplaced-scaffold_117, whole genome shotgun sequence, the DNA window TCGAAGAAGCCAGCAGGCTCTACTTTGGTGAACACAACATCGAAGGGATGTTGAATGTTCTGGAGCCACTGCACGAAAGGCTCAAGGAGGGGGCAAGCACTATTAAAGAACAGACCTTCATTCAGGTAGTTGTCTAATTCCCTAGatttggattttccaaaaactgttGCTTGGTGTTGTAGCTTAGAGCTAGGTGAACTGAATCGTTATTGATTGATTTGGTAACGTGCTATTACGTCCCAAATCCCAATCATAAATCGTGTTTCAAATTTAATGTATTTTCAGCTCAAACTGTGCCTGCTGTTGGTGTGAGCGAATGAGTTTTTAAGTAGAAACCTGGTGTGTTGGTTGAATTTATTGATAGCTCAAAGAGTAAGGATTTTTAGATTGTACGTTTATGAcctcaaaatattaacaatactTCTAGGATTTTTAGACTCTGAATACTGATTCCCTCCAAGATGGCTACTCGTGTTTCGTACCCCAGTGAGGGTTGAGGTCTGCTTTGCTAGATGTCTTATTGGCCATGTTGCTCATACCGTACATCTCTTGAAGGTTAAGTTCTTCCTGTTATAAACTGTATTGTTACTGCATTTGCAGCTTATGGTGAGTTGGAGTTTTGGTAAAGAATAGTTTATTGTAGTCTTTGAGCATATGTGCAAGTTTTTGTTTGACGCGTTGTAGAAGCATAAGCAATTCATACAAAAGTTTTAAATATTATATTTTTGTCTATTGTTTGACCTTCATTTATTTTGGATGCAGGCATATGGTCATGAACTACAGGAGGCCTATGAATGTTGCATGAAATATAAAAAGACTGGGAAGGATGCTGAACTTACTCAGGTATCATGGCTCATCCATAAATTCGGCATGCACCTTTTCGTGTACTTGTGTTTCGTCTGGGGTTGATTTGTTTCTCCGTTAGTGTAGAAATTTGATGCTTCTTGTTTTATCACCGGTTTCTTTAGTTAATTGTTTTAACACAACAAAGGGTGTGCCTGTACATGCTGTCTTCGTTATATTTTTGGGTCATGTTGCTTCTCGAGTGTATTAAAGAAGTGTTATTGCTATGCCTTATGGTGATCCTGGTCACTTCTTTATGTTGATAAGTCATTAATGATTTATTAAATTGTTTCTTGAATCCAACTTTCCAATTAGTGTATTCAAtggtttattttgttattttttgcaACTTAATCGGCAGCAATTATATTTTTGAAACTGCTATTGAGCATTAAATATCTATTTGACAGGCTTGGGACTTGTATTATCATGTATTCAGACGTATTGACAAGCAGCTTCCCAGTCTTACAACCTTAGATTTACAGGCAAGTAACTCATGTAATTCTTGCATTTCCGTTGTTTCTTAATGATCTTACTCTGGTTATCTCAACTGCTCCGTATACTGCAGTCTGTTTCACCAGAGTTGCTTGAATGCCGCAACCTAGAGCTcgccgtgccaggaacataccgTGCAGGTGATTGGACATATCTGTTGGACTTGTATCCTTGTATCCTTTATAGTTAACTGAATTTAGTGTTGACTTTCGTATTTCAGGGTCACCTGTTGTTACCATTGCTTCGTTTGCGCCACAGCTTGTTGTGATAACATCTAAACAGCGTCCCCGCAAGTTGACAATTCATGGGAATGATGGTGAAGATTATGCTTTTCTGTTGAAGGGGCATGAAGATTTGCGTCAAGATGAGCGTGTCATGCAGGTAATTCTTTCATATAGACTTTGCCTCACCATATGTTCCCTTAGAAATTAAGATGAAATTCAAGGTTTTTTCGTTCTTTCTgttcttttcattttttgtaattaATTGTTATAACGCTGTACCTACTAATATTGTTTCTTTTTTAGCTTTTCGGTCTGGTTAATACCTTGTTGGAGAACTCAAGAAAAACTCAAGATAAGGATCTTTCTATTCAGCGTTATGATGTCATCCCATTATCCCCAAACAGTGGGTTGATTGGATGGGTTCCACACTGTGATACTTTTCACCATTTGATTCGAGAATACAGGGACGCCAGAAAGGTTAGTCcacattttcttcatttttttcattgaattAATAAACTCAGCAAGATCTTATTTGATGAGTTTTTATCACAGATCACCTTAAATCAAGAGCATAAGCTTATGTTGGCTTTTTCTTCGGATTATGATCATTTGCCACTCATCGGTAAAGTCGAAGTGTTTCAGCATGCCTTAGAAAATACTGAAGGCAACGACTTGTCACGGGTATGGTACCACCTTACTCTGTAAAACTTAAGTCGTGGTATGGATGCTCTGTTTTTCCGTGTTATTCGAGGAATCTTCCTGGTTTGGTTTCTCTTTTGTGTATGTAAGAATTTGAATGTCATGTTTTCTgaattcttgtgttgagtgttGTAGGTTCTGTGGTTAAAGAGTCGCACTTCCGAGGTTTGGTTAGACCGTAGGACAAATTACACTAGAAGCTTGGCTGTCATGAGCATGGTATTTATTCCTCATGTCTGATTTATGAACCGTCATCTGATCCTTTATGTGAAGCTTACAAATTGGTTTATTCATTGATACAGGTAGGTTATCTCCTTGGATTAGGAGACAGACATCCAAGTAATCTTATGCTACATCGTTATAGGTACTTCTTGAAatctgcattttcttctcaaagaTGTGGACAATCTAAGATAGTTTTTCGGACATAAACTCGAGATATAGACTTGCAATTTTTACACAATCGTGATTCTTTTGTAGTGGAAAAATCTTGCATATTGATTTTGGGGATTGCTTCGAAGCTTCAATGAACAGAGAAAAGTTCCCAGAGAAGGTGCGCTGTCCGGCCGTTCCAATGATAATGCATACCTGTTTTCCATTTTAAGTTTTTCACTTTTTTAACGGATTTAGAACATTGATGTACGATGAAACAGGTTCCATTCCGTTTGACAAGAATGCTAGTGAAAGCAATGGAGGTTAGTGGGATTGAGGGTAACTTCAGATCGACTTGTGAGAATGTGATGCAAGTGCTGCGAACAAATAAGGATAGTGTCATGGCGATGATGGAGGTATATAAACAAAGGTTTCTTTTGATCTGTTAGTAAATCACTTTGTTCAAGTATGATAACCTCATGTCAGTCTCAACGGTTCAGGTAACTGGAAAACAGTGACAATCTGACCACTGAAACATTCGAAAGACAAATAAAGGGAGAGTGTTAATATGATCAAGATGATTACGAAGAAGCTAAATGAGACATTTAAATATTTCATATATTGTTTTGGTAGTGCCTGCAAAGCAACTGCCTTAGTTGAAAAGCATATCCATGAACAGTTAGATTTATCTCGCAATAAACCCCTTCCCTTGATAGTGATTAACTAATAACTTGATCTCCTTGACTTTTATTAACTTTAGTGGTTGGATCATAAAAGCTATAATACTCTGGGTATATTGCACTAGGTTAATATTGGTCTGTTTGTTCATAACTGTGACACGTTTAATCACATATTGACCCTGTGTTGTGGCCTTTTATGGTATATCTAAAGTTGGTTTATCCTTCTATTTGTTTGCAGGCTTTTGTACATGACCCTCTCATAAATTGGAGACTTTTCAATTTTAACGAAGTTCCTCAAACATCAAACCCCACAAGTACTCATGTCCAGCCAGCTGTAAATACCGAGGAACCTGTGCCGGATAGGGAGCCGGCTCAACCTCAAAGGGGTGTTAGGGAAAAGGAACTTCTTCAGGTAATTACCTTCTTCCTTGTTAGTTTATGGCATTCTAAAGATTGCATTAAGCCATTGATTCTTTTCCTATTTTGGCTCATTGTTGTATAGGCTGTTCACCAACTAGACGATGCAAATGGAGTTTTAATTGAGCGCGCTAAGGTTGTGATGAGTCGAATGAGTAATAAGCTTACAGGGCGTGACTTTTCCACGGGTGCCACAATGACCCCTGGAGATGCTGGTGAGGTAGAACATGGGCTGTCTGTTAAACTCcaagttcagaaattaatcattcAAGCTACATCACATGAGAATTTGTGTCAAAACTATGTCGGGTACGTacttcatatttatttattttaattttcggtTCTTTACAGCTAAATCAGAAATTCGACTACATAATAgcattttgttcttcttcttatttacAAATTAACCGGACTAAAATCTAACTGTGTAAGGTTATATATAAGTTTTGCATATTTCGGGTTATACTTAATACTTGGTGGTCCAATACCTTCCCATCTAAGTTAATAATCTTTGAAAATGTAAATATGGTTTAATACTTCAGTGGCATATATATTCCAGTTGCAAGTGTTGTGATATACCCCAAATTTTGTGTGCTTCTCGGTTTTTATGCTGCTGTTACAGAAACCCTTGTTcgctttatttttcttgttcttctAACTTGCATCCCTAATTGTGTTGTCTTCTATCGTTCAGGTGGTGTCCGTTCTGGTGAACAGATGCTCTAGCATGCATGTGTTTGTAAATTTTTGGTGTAAATAGTTACGATGGGCTTGAGCTCAGGAGGACTTCTTGTCATGGAATTATgttttttgtaatcatgtaaataTGATGTATATATTTGATGAGAAAGACGGGTCATTCTGTAAATTTATTGTTGAAAGGGAACCTGGAGCATACTGATGTAGTACTAACCATTTAAGGCAGATATATCGGCGCTGTTGGCCGTTGGGGGATTGTTCAGGGTGTACATAGCCGGTCTTTGTTATTTGTTGTGAGGTTCAGATGTACATATGACCTCGTAATTTTTCTATGCCACTTAAAAAAATGTAGCTAGCTTACAGTATTTCTAATTAAAATCAAGAGTTTATTCATCTGAATTCACAATTGAAGTGcataaattccaaaaagaaaaacaatttaaGCATTTTTACTCATAACTTGGCCTGAAAGAAGTAAACTATGACAACAAGTAAACTTTAAATGGGGCTTCAGTTTCTTAATAAATATCTTGGTGCCCCTTTTAGCTTTCACCCAGAGTGATCCCATGGACTCTTTTCAGGCCATAGCTCTTCTTTTCTTGTTTCCTCTTTCCTTCTGCTGTTTTTTCTTTCCACCTGTATCCTCCATGTCCACTGTCAACGAAACAAGGCTATTGACGTGACGGGTTGCTCGAGTGGTGGAATATTCTGTCAGCATGGAATCATCCATGAGTTTCTTCAAAGTCTCATCAAgctttttcaaagtttttgttaCAGGGTCATAGCAGGAGAGAACAACATTGTACCACAACAAACCTTTGTTGAGCCCGAATGGCTCAAACCAGCTGTAGTCTTCCCATTCTAGTCTAAAAATCGTACGCCAAGTGGAAACAAACCTGCGACGCGTCTCCCTAAAACTCGACTCCCATATCGTGACATGCTTGCTGGGAAACACTTCTAGAACACCCAAATTCCCTCCCAATTCCATGAGTTCAACATGGTTAGTATCACAGAGTTCTGAAGGTATTCCTGAGAGCAACTCAAACCTCTCATTTTCCAAATCAAAAGTTACAATCATAGATTCTACACTCTCTATCCAGTGAAGAGCTCCTCTTGCAAAAACACCCACTGACGGTAAAACATTACTAGGGCGGAACAAGGCTTGGTTTCCTATACTAAAGTTGTGTTTCGACAGAACACCACCCCGGAGTGTATACACGTACACCATTCGGCTCACAAttctaacaaccttgtactccTTGCTTGAAGGATGGTAACCGAATCCAATCCCCTGCTCTGCATCAGGATTTTCATCCCATTTGCTAATAACCGGAAGTTGAATTTGCTCTCCAGTGACAGGATTGCAAATATAGACTTTTCTTTCAGATGTCCTTTTAGGGATGTGACTGGCATAACAAACTAAACCCTTACAAGAACCAACAATGAAAGTTCTCAAGTAGCATGTCGATGGCATGATTATACGTTGATCTAACTTTGTAAGTGTTCCGAGACAGCTTATTCGCTCATCCTCATCGATATGATTACTGCTactaaacttatcatcatcattttgttCCGAAAAGTAGAATTCTGCCTCCAGTTTATTACTCGCCATTTTGTGTGAAACCATGTAAAGTAAACCCATCTTGGGTTTAGGTAACAAATTTCGCAAAGTTGTGCATACTTCTCTACACTGTAATTTTGAGACCACAGGCAATCTAGTAAGTACGTTTTCTGTGATTTCTAAAGGTAATTTCTCCAttgatttctttcctttttagaaACAAATGAAAAATTACCCACAATTTTTCTGCAGAAATCCACtacgaaaaccctaattacactATAAATATAAACTGATTACCCAAAATCGCCAAACCATAATATCAGTTCAAATTCAACAGATAACAAGAACCCTAACACTGATTCAACTACTGCATCACTAATAACATCATAAAGGGAATAAAAATCGAGTGCCCTAATTAAACCAATCCAAAGATTAAATCACTTACTTGTTTTTCGTCATGATATCTTCTTCGATTATCTTCAGAATTGAACGAATCTTGCCACAAATTTTTTTTCCCACAAAATAGATTCGTTTCTTCCAGCAAGTGGAGaaaaatttccttctctttcacatTTCGGAACATGATCTGTAAAGGGAACATCAGTTCTACTAAAGTGCTGATACCTTTTGATATAGGACAAAAACATCCCACCGATTCTGACCGATCGATGAAATAGTATCACCACTTAGTAGGACTGGTATTCCCTTTATATATCAAGGTTCATAACGGTCAAATTTCTCACCTTAATTCACCTAGCCCTTTTAGTCAAACTTTCTAACGGCTCTAACTGAGTGGCGAACATGTTAATATTTTGGGAAATGGACGAATGACACGGTTAACCTAGTTGAGTAACAGGTCCAAACACTAAATTGAGTATACCGCCAAAAATACCATACTAAAACAACAGTCTTACACAAGAGTGGTGCCCCATGGCATGAGAACTAGCAGGGTGTCAGGTTTGCTGGCTCCtaattagcaattcgggattcggtaaaTGTACGGAACGGTAaatgtacgagtattatacggttttgtaaaattcagattcgatccaaaattcggtcaacgagaCGTAATTCGTTAGTAattcggaacgacatacgtacgtgtataattcgatttataaatatgagttcggctctgaaaattcggtatctatatataacaaataatttgtatttataaggtcatagaccaatttttatgcatatgtgtgagttatttaaagaaaaaataaacttaatatgatgatattaataaaatatacaacattagttatccaagaggacgtcgtatagtggtttagatgcttggttagtgagtttgagatctctctcaccttcaccttcaaatctcttcagtcgtttttgtttcataaaaattacaacacgtctaatattcggttgTGTATGcccgggaggcagtaaagcccaaaaaatggggtctttgaaaagtaaaagctaaagaatttatggcgaattaagcggacgtagtattcgggatacgtaaaattcatgaacgattcgcgaataattcgggaatgccacataatacgcgacttgggttcggagttgcaaacgtacgcgaataagacggtaaaatttgtgatacggaaaaattcgcgaatcattcgcgaacttactgaCTAGGATCACACTACGAGGGGTCGTTTTTAAAGTGTCCAAACAGGCGGTACACCCAGAATTCTTAAAATTGATTGAGGTGTGGTGGGGGAAGACCATCCCTTGACCCAGTAATATGGTGACACATGGACGTTTCTAAAAAATTAGATATATTCTTAGAAAATGCTACTTTTACCGATAATTTCTCCCAATAAATGACCCCTAACAAGAGATCAATGAGATCTTTCATAACACCATTTATAATCCCAACGTAGTGAGGCATTCCTAGGACCACAATATCCCTTATCGGGATTTTACTCGGGACAAATGTCGATGGGTATATCATTTTCGTATATTCTTTCCATTTGATGAttatttttctttcaaatttaAAAACTTTGAATATtccttttggttttgaaaaagtgatagtatctTTTACCAGAATTAGAGGGCGTATATATTACCTGCTATCCAAAAACTTAATTGAGATTCGTTACTTAGTTTGATTATTATTTTGTTGATTTCGAAATCAGATTTTTGGGTCGACAGTTTGTTAGTTAAGAAATTTTTACTATGAGAAGCAATATTTTTATTCAAACCACAGCAGGAGTACACGAATAAACTATAGGATCTAACTATTTGTAGTCTACCTACAATCACAATACACACTTACAGAGTATAAAGAGGAGGAAGATATacgaaaaaaaaaaacccaattcAATATAGAATGAACGGGATCACCACCTTATATAAGTGTTAGAaaactagccagtagagaaaccATAAATCAAACTGATTGCTAATAACATTCCTAAAAACCATGATCAACTTAAACAGTAAAATTAGTTGTTTGAGTTTTACTTCCAACAACCTCCTTAAAAATCAAGCACATGTTTCCTCATAACTACAAAAACCCAACAACTGCTTGAGTTTGTAGAAAATCTTTCTCTTCAATAGCTTGGTAAAGATATCGGCAATCTGCTTCCATGACTTAAAATTTCAGTACAATTTCACCATTCTTGACAAGATCACGAATTTTTTGAAACTTAATGTTAATATGTGAAGCTCTACCATGAAATATTGGAGTTTTTATTAAGGCTATAGATGACTGATTATCACAATAGATCAATGTTGGAGATGCTTGATTCATTTTCAAAGTTACAAGCAAACCTCTTAACCATATAACTTGACAAGAAGTCTTAGCAGATGCCATGTACCCAGCTTCAACAATAGAAAGAGAAACCACTTGTTGCTTTTTTGAAGACCATGATACTACTCCAGAACCTATATAGAATACAAAGCCATAAGTACTATTACGATCTATATTACCTGCCCAATCGTTGTTGGTGTAACTAACAAGTTCATTATTATTAGATGATGAATAATGAATACCTTGATCTTGGGTAACTTTTGTGTAAATTGCAAGATTTTTTTTGCATCTTGAAGATGTACTTGACTTGGTGTTTCCATAAAACGATAAATCAAACCAACTCTATTTACAATATCAGATCTGGTGGCGGTTATGTAACGTAGACTCCCAGCTAGTTTGATTACAAACTCATCTTTACTAGTCTGATCCCATTTTACTCACGCTTCCGTCAACGTCTTTATAGGTATGAAAGAGTCAATCTTAAACCTCTTCAAAATGTCAGAAATATACTTCTACTGAGATATAAATATTCCATCATCTCTTTGTTCAATATCAAGTCCAAGAAAGTATGCCATAAGACCCATGTCAGTCATCTAAAAATGACTAACCATTGCCTCCTTGAATCCAGTAATCATGTCTGGATTAGTCCAGTAAATATAAAATCATCCACGTACAAACAAACCGTAAGAATCTGTCCATATGTAGTAGTCTTTATATGTAAAGTAGGCTCATATATATTGGTAATTCTGAAAACCatgttcaagaaaataagaaCCGGTATGAGCATACCAGGCTCGCAGTGCTTGTTTAAGCCCATAAAGAGCTTTCTTCAACCTGAATACTTTATCTTCTTCACCTTACTTTGCATACCCAACTGGTTGGTCTACATGCACTTCCTCTTCAAGTACCCCATTATGAAACACATATTTAACATCTATTTGATGAATTTTCCATTTCTTTTGAGCATCCAAAGAAATAACAAGAC includes these proteins:
- the LOC113329941 gene encoding uncharacterized protein LOC113329941 — encoded protein: MFPLQIMFRNVKEKEIFLHLLEETNLFCGKKNLWQDSFNSEDNRRRYHDEKQCREVCTTLRNLLPKPKMGLLYMVSHKMASNKLEAEFYFSEQNDDDKFSSSNHIDEDERISCLGTLTKLDQRIIMPSTCYLRTFIVGSCKGLVCYASHIPKRTSERKVYICNPVTGEQIQLPVISKWDENPDAEQGIGFGYHPSSKEYKVVRIVSRMVYVYTLRGGVLSKHNFSIGNQALFRPSNVLPSVGVFARGALHWIESVESMIVTFDLENERFELLSGIPSELCDTNHVELMELGGNLGVLEVFPSKHVTIWESSFRETRRRFVSTWRTIFRLEWEDYSWFEPFGLNKGLLWYNVVLSCYDPVTKTLKKLDETLKKLMDDSMLTEYSTTRATRHVNSLVSLTVDMEDTGGKKKQQKERGNKKRRAMA